The Lycium barbarum isolate Lr01 chromosome 10, ASM1917538v2, whole genome shotgun sequence genome includes a region encoding these proteins:
- the LOC132614244 gene encoding uncharacterized protein LOC132614244: MVIEIPVGKGRPVEAVQSAKLSNELGIIARNFLTLPNKWKELTVEEKDVALIRCHEKFEINLDEHYVKDSCEDILKNKSRQWRYKLKRKFESANSVEDARKIEVPELTPENWNTLCGMWSSPEHKKRCQVNKVNRSKLKYNHFMGSKAFVAARAEIGKTNEGVEPNKIEFYKDTHYSSEKGWSSQEAKDNYNDMNDLKALYSEGDSTMTIDEIVDVVLGKKSGYLKGIGYGPKPNTARATQRRMAELEDSLRKAKEEAADAQDDLQKRLNAAEVVVENQQTLIQDQQSQIQSLNSQLNTLLARQDDISKQLQRFMSSSRSRLWKVEIKKSS, encoded by the exons ATGGTGATTGAGATCCCAGTTGGTAAAGGGAGGCCAGTTGAGGCAGTTCAATCAGCAAAACTCTCAAATGAGTTAGGCATCATTGCACGGAATTTTCTTACGCTTCCGAACAAGTGGAAGGAACTCACAGTAGAGGAAAAAGATGTTGCGCTGATTAGATGCCAC GAGAAGTTTGAAATTAATTTGGACGAGCATTATGTCAAAGATAGTTGTGAGGATATCCTCAAAAATAAAAGTCGGCAGTGGCGCTATAAATTAAAAAGGAAGTTTGAAAGTGCAAACTCCGTGGAAGATGCTCGTAAAATTGAAGTTCCGGAATTGACCCCAGAAAACTGGAATACACTTTGTGGCATGTGGTCAAGTCCAGAGCATAAG AAACGATGTCAGGTAAACAAGGTCAATCGATCAAAACTTAAATATAATCATTTCATGGGGTCAAAAGCATTTGTAGCTGCTCGTGCTGAAATT GGTAAAACGAATGAAGGGGTAGAACCGAACAAAATTGAGTTCTACAAAGATACTCATTACTCAAGTGAAAAAGGCTGGTCATCTCAAGAAGCTAAAGATAACTAT AACGACATGAATGATTTGAAAGCTCTATATAGCGAGGGAGATTCTACTATGACTATTGATGAAATTGTGGATGTTGTACTTGGTAAAAAGTCGGGATATTTAAAAGGTATCGGTTATGGTCCGAAACCTAATACTGCTCGAGCAACGCAAAGGAGAATGGCAGAGTTAGAAGACTCTCTTAGAAAGGCGAAAGAGGAAGCTGCCGATGCCCAAGATGATTTACAGAAACGATTAAATGCAGCTGAAGTTGTGGTAGAAAATCAGCAAACTCTGATACAAGACCAGCAGTCGCAGATACAATCATTAAATTCACAACTGAATACTCTATTGGCACGCCAAGATGATATTTCAAAACAACTACAACGTTTTATGAGCTCATCTCGATCAAG GTTGTGGAAGGTGGAAATCAAGAAAAGTTCCTAG